Sequence from the Methanobacterium alkalithermotolerans genome:
TAAATTTTCCGCCCTTTCAAGGTCACGATCAAAAAAATATCTAAGTTCAACACCCAGTTTACCCTCCAGGGCAAAATTGGTAATGATATTCGCAATGGCCCCACAGCCCACTATTCCCACTATCATGAAATCACTGTTTAAAATGCATATTAATAGAATTAAGTTTTAGAAAAAAAGGGAGATGAAAAAATTATAAAAATAATATTATACTGGATTTGGTGCTTTTTCAGCCATTGCCGGAGATATGATTAATATATCACCTACAGCCTGGACCCTATCATAAGCAATATCCATCACACCTTCTTCTTTTAGTGGTCTGATTTCATCTGTTTCAGGAACTATCCTGATGCTCGTTCTAATTACTTCTTTAAGGCCCACATTTTTCTTATCCATTTTCATGGCCTTAACTTTAAGATTAGATACTCTACCCTTTTTAATATTCAGCACCACATCCTGTACTCGTCCCACATATTTTCCTTTAATTGTGTATATATCTAAACCATAGAGATTGGACAGCTCAACCATTTTTACACCACCAAATTTTAAGTAATTGATTCTCCTGGAGAAAATTTTAACCATTAAAATCCTTTATTATAAGATATTTTATCAATTAATACTTTAAATACTTTAGTATTGAAAATAGCAATT
This genomic interval carries:
- a CDS encoding PRC-barrel domain-containing protein, whose product is MVELSNLYGLDIYTIKGKYVGRVQDVVLNIKKGRVSNLKVKAMKMDKKNVGLKEVIRTSIRIVPETDEIRPLKEEGVMDIAYDRVQAVGDILIISPAMAEKAPNPV